The Salvelinus fontinalis isolate EN_2023a unplaced genomic scaffold, ASM2944872v1 scaffold_1215, whole genome shotgun sequence DNA segment AGTGTCCTGGTCTCTATCCTAGTGTCCTTCTGGTCTCTATCCCAGTGTCCTTCTGGTCTCTATCCCAGTGTCCTTCTGGTCTCTACCCCAGTGTCCTGGTCTCTATCCCAGTGTCCTTCTGGTCTCTACCCCAGTGTCCTTCTGGTCTCTACCCCAGTGTCCTTCTGGTCTCTATCCCAGTGTCATTCTGGTCTCTATCCCAGTGGCCTTCTGGTCTCTACCCCAGTGTCTAGTCCTTCTGGTCTCTACCCCAGTGTCCTTCTGGTCTCTATCCCAGTGTCTAGTCCTTCTGGTCTCTATCCCAGTGTCTAGTCCTTCTGGTCTCTATCCCAGTGTCCTTCTGGTCTCTACCCCAGTGTCTAGTCCTTCTGGTCTCTACCTCAGTGTCCTTCTGGTCTCTATCCCAGTGTCCTTCTGGTCTCTACCCCAGTGTCTAGTCCTTCTGGTCTCTACCCCAGTGTCCTTCTGGTCTCTATCCCAGTGTCTAGTCCTTCTAGTCTCTACCCCAGTGTCTAGTCCTTCTGGTCTCTACCCCAGTGTCCTTCTGGTCTCTATCCCAGTGTCTAGTCCTTCTAGTCTCTACCCCAGTGTCTAGTCCTTCTGGTCTCTATCCCAGTGTCCTTCTGGTCTCTATCCCAGTGTCTAGTCCTTCTAGTCTCTACCCCAGTGTCTAGTCCTTCTGGTCTATCCCAGTGTCTAGTCCTTCTGGTCTCTACCCCAGTGTCCTGGTCTCTATCCCAGTGTCCTTCTGGTCTCTATTCCAGTGTCTAGTCCTTCTGGTCTCTATCCCAGTGTCTAGTCCTTCTGGTCTATCCCAGTGTCTAGTCCTTCTGGTCTCTACCCCAGTGTCCTGGTCTCTATCCCAGTGTCCTTCTGGTCTCTATTCCAGTGTCTAGTCCTTCTGGTCTCTATCCCAGTGTCTAGTCCTTCTGGTCTCTATCCCAGTGTCCTTCTGGTCTCTATCCCAGTGTCCTTCTGGTCTCTACCCCAGTGTCCTTCTGGTCTCTACCCCAGTGTCTAGTCCTTCTGGTCTCTAGCAACCTTGTCTACATCCGGGATTCAAACCCATCGTGGGTTTTTAAAGGCAAATGTTTCCGCGTTCGGGGAGATCctattcacggtaaacgctgtcGGCCCAATCAGAACCTTTAAAAACACCTAGATCCTTAACCTGAGACCGGATTGAATCCCAGTGGATCGAGGGGTGTGGTctaacagggtgtgtgtgtgttctcttggcAGGCTGGTGAAATGGAtcgaggggtgtgtgtgtgacgacCCATTCCTGAACCCAGAGCTGATGAGGGCCAACCCCTGGGTGGAGAAAGGCAAATGTGTGATCCTctaacggacacacacacacggatacacacacacacacacacacacggatacacacacacacacacaccgacacagacacacattgagaaacacacacggatacacacacCAAGTTGTCCCGTCCTATTTATTTGTCCATGTCTATGGTTTTAGTTGAAAGTCGCCCCCTTCCTGTGAGCAACATGTCCTACATTGAAAGTAGTCCCCTTCCTGTGAGCAACATGTCCTACATTGAAAGTAGTCCCCTTCCTGTCAGCAACATGTCCTACATTGAAAGTAGTCCCCTTCCTGTGAGCAACATGTCCTACATTGAAAGTAGTCCCCTTCCTGTCAGCAACATGTCCTACATTGAAAGTAGTCCCCTTCCT contains these protein-coding regions:
- the LOC129848834 gene encoding guanine nucleotide-binding protein G(I)/G(S)/G(O) subunit gamma-13-like, producing MEDLDLPQMKREVESLQYQLAINREKSSITVTELVKWIEGCVCDDPFLNPELMRANPWVEKGKCVIL